The Hymenobacter swuensis DY53 genome includes the window GCGCTGGGCTGGTAGGTGAAGTGGTCATCTACGCTCAGCGTCGAGTCGTTGAGGATGCGCAGGTTGTGGCTGGTGGAAGTAGCGGCCGTGCGGCGGGCCAGCGAGTCGGTAGCACCTTTGGCCGAGATGATGCGCTCCAGCCGCGGGGCCTGGGCACTGTCGATGCCCACGATGTCGAGGTCCACCCATTTATCGTTATTGAGCTGGCGGCGCTCCAGTACCAGGCGGGGGCTGGTCAGGCCGCCCAGCGTGGTGGTTTGAGTAATTTCCTCTTCCCGCTGAAACTCGCGCCCTACCCGCACGCCGGCCACCGAGCTGCCCACGATACCCAGCAGCCACAAACCCAGCAGCGTGAGGGAAGCCGTCCGGCTCAGGATGGTGCGGCGCAGCAGCAGACCCACACCCATCAGCAGCAAGGCCAGGGCTGGAATAGCAGTGAGCAGGAAGAACGACAGCACTGCCCAGGACGAAATGTCATTGAAGAGCAGGAAAGGCTGCAACGGGCCAAATTCCAGGTTATCCGACGAGGCAATCAGGCCCAGGCCTACCCCCAGCGCAATGAGGATGGAAAGCAGAAACCCAAATCCAGTCAGGGTCAAAATCCCACCCGCTACCACCCGGATCAGCGAACCGATGCCATTGATGAGGGGGCGCACGTTGCTGAACGAGTCCTCCAGAAACGTGCCTACGGGACGGTTATTCACCGGTCCGGCCTCGGAGCCGGCGGCGTAGGGGTTGTTGCGCAGGTTCTCATCCAGGGCCGAGAGCGTGACGGCATCGCCGCGCATGCGGAGCTTGTCGGAGGCGGTTTTCGCCTCCGGCAAGAGAATCCACAGGATAACGTAGAGCCAGAAGCCCAGGCTGCCGGCAATGAGCAGCAGCAGGAAGGCAATGCGCACTACCACCACATCTACCCGCAGGTACGCCGCCAGGCCGGCCGAAACGCCTCCGACTTTACCATTGTCGGTGTCGCGGTAGAGCTTCTTGAACGCCGGGTCGGTATCGGGGTCGGTCGTGTCGTAGCGTTTGGGCAGCACCACCCACAGGATGATGTAGGCCAGGACCGTGATGCCCGCTACCCGCTCGCCAAAGTTGTTCAACGGCGTATTATCGAACACCGCAGGTATGGCTAGCAACAATACCAGCAAGCCTATCCGAATCCAGAGGGGGTTGGTGTTGAAATACTGCGCCAGACCAGCCGCTACTCCGGCTACCTTGCGGTGGGCCATGTCGCGGTACATCTGCTTGGGCGCGGCTTCCGTGGTATCGGCATCGGCAGCTTCGGGGCCGGACTTAGCGCGGCGCCCCGCGCCGTAAGTGCTGCTGGCATAGGTGCCCTGGGCCGAGCCATTGGCCACGGCTTCGGCCAGCAGTTCCTCTTCGTCCTCGGCTTCATCGGCCGACTGGAAGTCGCGCACCCGGCCCATTTTGGCGGTCATGGCTTCCACATCCTCCAGCGTGATGACCTGCTTGAGGCCGGAGAGGCGGGCGGCGAAGAGCTCGGCAATGCGGCTCTCGATGTCGGCCACAATTTCCTCGTGGCCGCGGTAGCCGCTGAAGTGGGCTTTCACTTCCGCCAGGTAGCGGCTAAGCACTTCGTAGCCATCTTCCTCAATGTGGAAGATCATGCCCTGAAGGTTGATGCTGATGTTCTTTTTCATCTCAGTGCTGCAACTAGTCAAGAATAACTGGTAGGGGGCGGTGCTTACAGCAGCGCGTCAGGGGGAGAGGGCGCATCCGGCGGGGCTACCGTGAGCGGGGCCGGCGTGGCGGCGGCCGGGGCGTGGGGTTTCTGGCGGATGATGCGGATGGAGTCCTGGACTTCTTCCCAGGTCAGGCGCAGCTGGTGCAGAAACTCCAGACCGTCGGGGGTGAGGGTGTAGTACTTGCGGGGCGGGCCGGAGGTGGATTCCTTCCAGGTGTAGTCCAGCAGGCCCGCGTTCTTGAGGCGCGTCAGCAGCGGGTAGAGCGTGCCTTCCACCACAATCATGCGGGCGGAGGTGAGCTCTTCGAGCATATCAGACGCATACACCTCCCCGCGGGCAATGATTTCCAGAATGCAGAACTCCAGGATGCCCTTCCGCATCTGCACTTGGGTGTTCTCGACTTTCATGGGCTGAGGCAGATATCGGTGAAGAATGAGACAAATATAACGGAAGGTACTATGCAACGCAAGGTACTAGTAGAATTTATTTTCAGGAAGTTGAATATTTGTCTGCCTGATGCGGCGGAAGGAAAAATGCACCGACCTGGAAAATGACAGAAAACCTACTTTTCACCGCTCAGAATGCGGTTTGGCCGAGAACTTGAAACCGGCCCGCACTATTAATGAGTATCTTGCGTTGCTGCCGCGCTGCTTCTTCTTTTTCGAGATACTATCTGGCTTTACTTTCTATGCCTCACTTTTCCCGTACTACCGCCCTGTTGCTGGGGGCTGGTCTGACTTTACTGGCGGCAGTGCCCGCACTGGCTCAGGACAAAACGCCCAAGTACAGCAATGAATTTCTCAACATTGGGGTAGGGGGCCGGGCTCTCGGCATGGGAAAAGTGCAGGCCAGTCTGGCCGATGACGCCACGGCCGGCTACTGGAACCCCGCCGGCCTCGTGAATCAGAAAACTAAGTACGACGGCGTGCTCATGCACTCCGAACTGTTCTCGGGCATCGTGAAAAACGACTACGCCAGCTTCGGCATGAAGCTGGATGACAAGAGCGCACTGGGGGTGAGCTTTTTCCGGTTGGGGGTGGATGACATTGCGGACACCCGCAACCTGGTAAACGAGTACGGCTACATTGATTACAATAACATCCGCTACTTCTCGGTGGCTGATTACGCCGCGTTGCTGTCCTACGCTCGCCAGATTGGCAATATCGAGGGCCTGCAGGTGGGAGCCAGCGCCAAAGTCATCTACCGCAACATCGGCTCCTTTGCCAACGCCTGGGGCTTCGGGGTGGATGCTGGCGTGCAGTACCAGCGCAAC containing:
- a CDS encoding PspC domain-containing protein, encoding MKKNISINLQGMIFHIEEDGYEVLSRYLAEVKAHFSGYRGHEEIVADIESRIAELFAARLSGLKQVITLEDVEAMTAKMGRVRDFQSADEAEDEEELLAEAVANGSAQGTYASSTYGAGRRAKSGPEAADADTTEAAPKQMYRDMAHRKVAGVAAGLAQYFNTNPLWIRIGLLVLLLAIPAVFDNTPLNNFGERVAGITVLAYIILWVVLPKRYDTTDPDTDPAFKKLYRDTDNGKVGGVSAGLAAYLRVDVVVVRIAFLLLLIAGSLGFWLYVILWILLPEAKTASDKLRMRGDAVTLSALDENLRNNPYAAGSEAGPVNNRPVGTFLEDSFSNVRPLINGIGSLIRVVAGGILTLTGFGFLLSILIALGVGLGLIASSDNLEFGPLQPFLLFNDISSWAVLSFFLLTAIPALALLLMGVGLLLRRTILSRTASLTLLGLWLLGIVGSSVAGVRVGREFQREEEITQTTTLGGLTSPRLVLERRQLNNDKWVDLDIVGIDSAQAPRLERIISAKGATDSLARRTAATSTSHNLRILNDSTLSVDDHFTYQPSARYRDQEMRLRLLMPRGRTFRMTETFANWLNDDDYMNGQAPYHPENGVFRMTGNKVECISCAEGDLRGRDTDNDDENSADYEEGRDDSDLKLSFESVEPINTDENSYGSERQTFDETDFDQVSIVGGYRVIIRQGSTYTVRAAGDGRALRDLKVTRDGKELTISPRNRDLFDSRSGDHEDVLLIIETPELNNLELVGGTHAEVSGFNSGDLSITQAGGSQLKLKANLQKLQLELAGGCQVALQGGAEQLTIEGAGACDVAAADFTARRADIEAVGATKVRIRVTEELKAEAIGASVIEYSGKPSQVRREAVGAAAVRSVE
- a CDS encoding putative type IX sorting system protein PorV2, translating into MPHFSRTTALLLGAGLTLLAAVPALAQDKTPKYSNEFLNIGVGGRALGMGKVQASLADDATAGYWNPAGLVNQKTKYDGVLMHSELFSGIVKNDYASFGMKLDDKSALGVSFFRLGVDDIADTRNLVNEYGYIDYNNIRYFSVADYAALLSYARQIGNIEGLQVGASAKVIYRNIGSFANAWGFGVDAGVQYQRNDWRLGLMARDITTTYNAWTVNPEEFEGSANALDELPKSSTEITLPTFVLGASRLFKLPGEFTALPALDLEITTDGQRNTLVSTSAVSLDPRAGLEIGYKQLVYLRGGVGNLQQVQAFTGKEEWKVQPSLGVGLALSGLRLDMALSRLAVEKLGQRSQPTSIIVSLGYGIK
- a CDS encoding PadR family transcriptional regulator, producing the protein MKVENTQVQMRKGILEFCILEIIARGEVYASDMLEELTSARMIVVEGTLYPLLTRLKNAGLLDYTWKESTSGPPRKYYTLTPDGLEFLHQLRLTWEEVQDSIRIIRQKPHAPAAATPAPLTVAPPDAPSPPDALL